From a single Sphingomonas oryzagri genomic region:
- the rpiA gene encoding ribose-5-phosphate isomerase RpiA, translated as MTTGDISKKRAAEAAIAEVTDGMLVGLGTGSTAAFAISGLGRRIADERLTITAAGTSLATETAARAAGIPFLAFDDLATVDLCIDGADEIDPRFRAIKGGGGAMLREKIVASAATRMICIVDASKPVETLARPLPIEVLPFARAYVMGAIRALDGEPVVRPAPSDQGNLLMDCDFGPIADPAGLARALDAVPGLLGHGLFLSEIDALYIGDETGVERRERPSKP; from the coding sequence ATGACGACCGGAGACATATCGAAGAAGAGGGCCGCCGAGGCCGCCATCGCCGAAGTGACCGACGGAATGTTGGTCGGCCTCGGCACGGGCAGCACGGCGGCCTTCGCCATTTCCGGGCTGGGCCGGCGGATCGCCGACGAGCGCCTGACCATCACCGCCGCCGGCACCTCCCTCGCCACCGAAACGGCGGCGCGCGCGGCGGGCATCCCCTTCCTCGCCTTCGACGATCTCGCCACGGTCGACCTGTGCATCGACGGCGCCGACGAGATCGATCCCCGGTTCCGCGCCATCAAGGGCGGCGGCGGCGCGATGCTGCGCGAGAAGATCGTCGCCAGCGCCGCGACGCGCATGATCTGCATCGTCGATGCGTCCAAGCCGGTGGAGACGCTCGCCCGCCCGTTGCCGATCGAGGTGCTGCCCTTCGCGCGCGCCTATGTCATGGGCGCGATCCGCGCTCTTGACGGCGAGCCGGTCGTCCGCCCCGCCCCCAGCGATCAGGGCAATCTGTTGATGGACTGCGATTTCGGCCCGATCGCCGACCCCGCCGGCCTTGCCCGCGCGCTCGACGCGGTGCCGGGTCTGCTCGGCCACGGCCTTTTTCTAAGCGAGATCGACGCGCTCTACATCGGCGACGAAACGGGAGTCGAACGCCGCGAAAGGCCATCGAAACCGTAA
- a CDS encoding MucR family transcriptional regulator, whose product MSDELNNELLSLTADIVAAHVANNNVATSEVPSLIAQVHAALTGLTEPKKAEEPELQPAVPVRSSVKHDYIVCLEDGKKLKMLKRYLRTNYNMTPEEYRTKWKLPRDYPMVAPAYAEQRRGLAKQIGLGRKKDEAPAKPARAKAAPKAAAATPAKRGRKPKAATPAEA is encoded by the coding sequence GTGTCCGATGAACTGAACAATGAGCTGCTGAGCCTCACCGCCGACATCGTTGCCGCGCACGTCGCCAACAACAATGTCGCGACGAGCGAGGTGCCGTCGCTGATCGCGCAGGTGCACGCGGCGCTCACCGGACTGACCGAGCCGAAGAAGGCGGAAGAGCCGGAGCTGCAGCCGGCGGTTCCGGTGCGCTCCTCGGTGAAGCACGACTACATCGTCTGCCTCGAAGACGGCAAGAAGCTGAAGATGTTGAAGCGCTATCTGCGCACCAACTACAACATGACCCCGGAAGAATATCGCACCAAGTGGAAGCTGCCGCGCGATTATCCGATGGTCGCCCCGGCCTATGCCGAGCAGCGTCGCGGCCTCGCCAAGCAGATCGGCCTCGGCCGCAAGAAGGACGAGGCGCCCGCCAAGCCGGCCCGCGCCAAGGCCGCCCCGAAGGCCGCCGCCGCGACGCCCGCCAAGCGCGGCCGCAAGCCCAAGGCTGCGACGCCCGCCGAGGCGTGA
- the tkt gene encoding transketolase, with translation MTDTDTAARPATHVVEDGSIDRLAIDTIRCLAMDAVQKANSGHPGTAMSLAPIAETLWTKFLRYDPKAPLWPNRDRFILSVGHASMLLYGLLHMSGTIEVDAQGKPTGLPAVSLDDIKNFRQIGSKTPGHPEYHDTTGVETTTGPLGAGCGNSVGFAIAERWLASHFNRDGFEIFNHDTYVFSSDGDMMEGVASEAASLAGHLKLANLCWVYDSNDITIEGDTNITFNENVIERFKAYGWNTILIEDAEDTEAFAKAIETFKATTDKPTFIEVRSIIGIGFPTRAGTHKAHSDAPGEEEIRGAKKSYGWPEDESFRVPAEAKQHFEDAMAKNAPTREKWEAMVADYRKAHPDLAVELDTMLAGKLPEGWDKALPHFDADEKGMASREAGGKVLNAIAPSVPWLVGGAADLAPSTKTDIKDAGSFEPGSYGGRNLHFGIREHGMGAAANGMALSYLRAYTGTFFVFSDYMRPTLRLAAIMRIPTTFVFTHDSIGVGEDGPTHQPIEHLASLRAMPNLDTIRPGDANEVAYAWKAALESVHTPTVLVFSRQAMPTLDRTKFNSAEGTLKGGYVLTKDSGTPDLILIATGTELGLAVKAAEALSEGGKTVRVVSMPSFHLFEKQDQAYKDSVLPPSVEARVAIEQGAEFGWDRYVGLKGKTVTMATFGASAPLADLQKKFGFTLDNVVKVAREVMG, from the coding sequence ATGACCGATACCGACACCGCCGCCCGTCCTGCCACGCACGTCGTCGAGGACGGCTCGATCGATCGGCTGGCGATCGACACGATCCGCTGCCTGGCCATGGACGCGGTGCAGAAGGCCAATAGCGGCCACCCCGGCACCGCCATGTCGCTGGCGCCGATCGCCGAGACGCTGTGGACGAAGTTCCTGCGCTACGATCCCAAGGCCCCGCTGTGGCCGAACCGCGACCGGTTCATCCTGTCGGTCGGCCACGCCTCGATGCTGCTCTACGGGCTGCTCCACATGTCGGGCACGATCGAGGTGGACGCGCAGGGCAAGCCCACCGGGCTGCCCGCCGTCAGCCTCGACGACATCAAGAATTTCCGCCAGATCGGCAGCAAGACGCCGGGCCATCCCGAATATCACGACACCACCGGCGTCGAGACGACCACCGGCCCACTGGGCGCGGGCTGCGGCAATTCAGTCGGCTTCGCGATCGCCGAGCGCTGGCTCGCCAGCCACTTCAACCGCGACGGATTCGAGATCTTCAACCACGACACCTACGTCTTCTCGTCCGACGGCGACATGATGGAAGGCGTGGCCTCCGAGGCTGCCTCGCTGGCCGGCCATCTGAAGCTGGCGAACCTCTGCTGGGTCTATGACTCGAACGACATCACGATCGAGGGCGACACCAACATCACCTTCAACGAGAATGTGATCGAGCGTTTCAAGGCCTACGGCTGGAACACCATCCTGATCGAGGATGCCGAGGACACCGAAGCCTTCGCCAAGGCGATCGAGACCTTCAAGGCGACCACCGACAAGCCGACCTTCATCGAGGTCCGCTCGATCATCGGCATCGGCTTCCCGACCCGCGCCGGCACCCACAAGGCCCACTCCGACGCGCCGGGCGAGGAGGAAATCCGCGGCGCCAAGAAGAGCTACGGCTGGCCCGAAGACGAGAGCTTCCGTGTCCCCGCAGAAGCGAAGCAGCATTTCGAAGATGCGATGGCGAAGAACGCGCCGACCCGCGAGAAGTGGGAGGCGATGGTCGCCGACTATCGCAAGGCGCACCCCGATCTCGCCGTCGAACTCGACACGATGCTCGCCGGCAAGCTGCCGGAGGGCTGGGACAAGGCGCTCCCGCATTTCGACGCCGACGAGAAGGGCATGGCGAGCCGCGAGGCGGGCGGCAAGGTGCTGAACGCGATCGCGCCCTCGGTGCCGTGGCTGGTCGGCGGCGCCGCCGATCTCGCCCCCTCGACCAAGACCGACATCAAGGATGCCGGTTCGTTCGAGCCGGGCAGCTATGGCGGCCGCAACCTTCATTTCGGCATCCGCGAGCATGGCATGGGCGCCGCCGCCAACGGCATGGCACTCTCCTACCTGCGCGCCTACACCGGCACCTTCTTCGTCTTCTCCGATTACATGCGTCCGACGCTGCGCCTTGCGGCGATCATGCGGATTCCGACGACCTTCGTGTTCACGCACGACAGCATCGGCGTCGGCGAGGACGGCCCCACCCACCAGCCGATCGAGCATCTCGCCTCGTTGCGCGCGATGCCGAACCTCGACACGATCCGCCCCGGCGACGCCAACGAGGTGGCCTATGCGTGGAAGGCGGCGCTGGAGAGCGTCCACACGCCGACCGTTCTGGTCTTCTCGCGCCAGGCGATGCCGACGCTGGATCGCACCAAGTTCAACTCGGCCGAGGGCACGCTCAAGGGCGGCTATGTGCTGACCAAGGACAGCGGCACGCCCGATCTGATCCTGATCGCGACCGGCACCGAGTTGGGCCTCGCGGTGAAGGCGGCCGAGGCGCTGTCCGAGGGCGGCAAGACCGTCCGCGTCGTGTCGATGCCGAGCTTCCACCTCTTCGAGAAGCAGGACCAGGCCTACAAGGACAGCGTGCTGCCCCCGTCGGTCGAGGCGCGCGTCGCGATCGAGCAGGGCGCCGAGTTCGGCTGGGACCGTTACGTCGGCCTCAAGGGCAAGACGGTGACGATGGCGACCTTCGGCGCCTCCGCCCCGCTCGCCGATCTGCAGAAGAAATTCGGCTTCACCCTCGACAATGTCGTCAAGGTGGCGCGCGAAGTGATGGGATGA